A genome region from Pseudomonas sp. S06B 330 includes the following:
- a CDS encoding TOBE domain-containing protein, whose protein sequence is MSLPAPLTQHIVRRPQRIALLQHIAEQGSITRAAKSAGMSYKAAWDAIDELNNLASSPLVERSVGGRGGGGAKLSQEGQRVLRLYQRLQALQAQILEAAEDASDLDLLGRLMLRTSARNQLHGRVSTIQAEGHYDRISLALAGELSIDALITRDSTQRLELIPGTEVVALIKAGWLSLLAPQALALEGYNCLQARVEALLDAAQAPTEVRLTLSNGQTLCTFAEPAWLKAHAVKPGSDLRVQFQPSYVLIGTPL, encoded by the coding sequence ATGTCCCTGCCCGCCCCGCTCACCCAACACATCGTTCGCCGCCCTCAGCGCATTGCCTTGTTACAGCACATTGCCGAACAAGGGTCGATCACCCGTGCGGCTAAAAGCGCCGGAATGAGTTACAAAGCTGCCTGGGATGCCATTGATGAACTCAACAACCTGGCGTCCAGCCCGCTGGTTGAGCGCAGTGTCGGTGGTCGCGGCGGCGGTGGTGCCAAGCTATCTCAGGAAGGCCAACGGGTCCTGCGACTGTACCAGCGCCTGCAGGCCCTGCAGGCACAGATTCTGGAGGCTGCCGAAGATGCCAGTGACCTCGACCTGCTCGGTCGCCTGATGTTGCGCACCAGTGCCCGTAACCAGTTGCACGGGCGCGTGAGTACGATTCAGGCCGAAGGACATTACGATCGGATCAGCTTGGCCCTGGCCGGGGAGTTGAGCATCGATGCCCTGATCACCCGTGACAGCACTCAACGCCTGGAGTTGATCCCAGGTACCGAGGTGGTGGCGTTGATCAAGGCAGGCTGGTTATCTCTGCTTGCGCCACAAGCGCTCGCTCTGGAAGGCTATAACTGCCTGCAGGCCAGAGTCGAAGCACTACTCGACGCAGCGCAGGCCCCCACGGAAGTTCGCCTGACCTTGAGCAATGGACAAACCCTATGCACCTTCGCTGAACCCGCCTGGCTCAAGGCCCATGCGGTGAAACCCGGTAGCGACTTACGGGTTCAGTTTCAGCCGTCCTACGTGCTTATCGGAACACCCTTATAA